One Lusitaniella coriacea LEGE 07157 genomic window carries:
- a CDS encoding ABC transporter permease has translation MNSLITLNPLDMALALALIGIAIALSRFSNLGLEGQFAIGSLRALLQLTIAGYILGFVFALNNPFAVLLTLGVMLTVATLVTRNRIGKKLKRLLPIVWGSLLTSTTLTLSYIIVLIIQPETWYDPQYLIPLAGMILGNAMDTATLAGERLVSTINSTALEIETHLSLGATPQQAVAQPCRDAVRASLIPTLNRMSIVGLVSLPGMLTGQVLGGIDPLDAALYQILIFFAIAFANLVAVLLVTRGVSQQFFNQNMQLLPLQR, from the coding sequence ATGAATTCTCTCATTACCCTGAATCCTCTCGATATGGCGTTAGCCTTAGCGTTGATTGGTATCGCGATCGCGCTTTCTCGTTTTTCTAATTTAGGATTAGAAGGGCAGTTCGCAATTGGCTCCCTTCGCGCCCTTTTGCAACTGACGATCGCAGGCTACATTTTAGGGTTTGTCTTTGCCCTAAACAATCCCTTCGCCGTTCTCCTCACCCTTGGCGTAATGTTAACGGTTGCCACCCTCGTCACCCGCAATCGCATTGGAAAAAAACTCAAACGCCTTCTCCCCATTGTTTGGGGATCGCTTCTCACCAGCACGACCCTCACCCTGAGCTATATTATCGTACTGATTATTCAGCCAGAAACCTGGTACGATCCCCAATACTTAATTCCCCTCGCTGGCATGATTTTGGGCAATGCAATGGACACTGCAACCCTCGCCGGGGAGCGTTTGGTGAGTACGATTAATAGCACGGCATTGGAGATTGAAACCCACCTTAGTTTGGGCGCAACACCCCAACAAGCCGTCGCGCAACCTTGCAGAGATGCGGTACGAGCGAGTTTAATTCCTACTCTCAATCGCATGAGCATTGTTGGATTGGTTTCATTACCGGGGATGCTAACAGGGCAAGTTTTGGGTGGAATCGACCCCCTCGATGCCGCACTTTATCAAATTCTAATTTTTTTCGCGATCGCGTTTGCCAATCTCGTCGCCGTTCTACTCGTCACTCGTGGTGTAAGTCAACAGTTTTTCAATCAAAATATGCAATTACTCCCGTTGCAAAGATAA
- a CDS encoding Uma2 family endonuclease yields MTLAQEIKTPQEKKERVIFPSDDLYSDEAPLETELHLEQIMLFLKCLKWLWQDRNNFYAAANLTIYYSRNKRKDEYFRGPDFFVVLNTERKIRKSWTVWEEEGKYPNFILEILSESTAKNDRGLKKELYQDTFRTPDYFWFDPYTSEFTGFHLVDGKYEPLEANEKEHLWSQQLGLYLGIEGELLRFFTPEGKLVPTPEEKAARLAAKLRELNIDPDTI; encoded by the coding sequence ATGACTCTCGCTCAAGAAATAAAAACGCCTCAAGAGAAGAAAGAACGTGTTATCTTTCCTTCTGACGACTTATATAGCGATGAAGCTCCCTTGGAAACCGAACTTCACCTAGAGCAAATCATGCTCTTCCTCAAATGTCTCAAATGGTTGTGGCAAGATAGAAATAATTTTTACGCGGCGGCAAATCTCACGATTTACTATAGTCGGAACAAGCGCAAAGACGAATACTTTCGGGGACCCGATTTTTTTGTGGTACTTAACACCGAACGCAAAATCCGAAAAAGTTGGACGGTGTGGGAAGAAGAAGGGAAATACCCCAATTTTATTCTTGAAATTCTCTCAGAATCCACAGCAAAGAACGATCGCGGATTGAAGAAAGAATTATATCAAGATACCTTCCGCACGCCCGATTATTTTTGGTTCGATCCTTATACATCCGAATTTACCGGGTTTCATTTAGTGGATGGCAAATACGAACCCTTAGAAGCCAATGAAAAAGAACATTTATGGAGTCAACAATTGGGGTTGTATTTAGGAATTGAGGGAGAACTATTGCGATTTTTTACTCCAGAAGGGAAGTTAGTTCCCACCCCGGAAGAAAAAGCAGCACGGTTAGCAGCTAAGTTACGAGAGTTAAATATCGACCCCGATACAATTTGA
- a CDS encoding Uma2 family endonuclease, which produces MTLAQEIKTPQEKKERVIFPSDDLYSDEPPLETELHLEQIILFLKCLKWLWQDRNDFYAAANLTIYYSRNKRKDEYFRGPDFFVVLNTERKIRKSWTVWEEEGKYPNFILEILSESTAKNDRGLKKELYQDTFRTPDYFWFDPYTIEFEGFHLVDGKYEPLEENEKEHLWSQQLGLYLGIEGELLRFFTPEGKLVPTPEEDAQSERQQKELAQRKAERLSAKLRELNIDPNTI; this is translated from the coding sequence ATGACTCTCGCTCAAGAAATAAAAACGCCTCAAGAGAAGAAAGAACGTGTTATCTTTCCTTCTGACGACTTATATAGCGACGAACCTCCCTTGGAAACCGAACTGCATCTAGAGCAAATCATCCTCTTCCTCAAATGTCTTAAATGGTTGTGGCAAGATAGAAATGATTTTTACGCGGCGGCAAATCTCACGATTTACTATAGCCGGAACAAGCGCAAAGACGAATACTTTCGGGGACCCGATTTTTTTGTGGTACTTAACACCGAACGCAAAATCCGAAAAAGTTGGACGGTGTGGGAGGAAGAAGGGAAATACCCCAATTTTATTCTTGAAATTCTCTCAGAATCTACAGCAAAGAACGATCGCGGATTGAAGAAAGAATTATATCAAGATACCTTCCGCACGCCCGATTATTTTTGGTTCGATCCCTACACGATAGAGTTTGAAGGGTTTCATTTAGTGGATGGAAAATACGAACCCTTAGAAGAGAATGAAAAAGAACATTTATGGAGTCAACAATTGGGGTTGTATTTAGGAATTGAGGGAGAACTATTGCGATTTTTTACTCCAGAAGGGAAGTTAGTTCCCACCCCGGAAGAAGATGCTCAATCTGAACGACAACAGAAGGAACTTGCTCAACGAAAAGCAGAGCGGTTGTCAGCTAAGTTGCGAGAGTTGAATATCGACCCCAATACAATTTAA
- a CDS encoding TRAP transporter substrate-binding protein yields the protein MKRRQFLSHTAVGAASAATLVACNSTTSSSDSGASGGKLPRIDWRMATSWPNSLDTIFGGAETVCQRVSEMTDGRFTITPFAAGEIVGGLEVLDAVQGGSVECGHTASYYYVGKNSALGFATSVPFGLTAQQQNAWLYEAGGLEAIQKVYADFNIINFPAGNTGAQMGGWFKREVKSLNELQGLTMRLPGLGGEVMSRLGVTVQNLPGGEIYVALERGAIDAAEWVGPYDDEKLGLNKVAPFYYYPGWWEPGPTLDVLVNRNQWDSLPREYQAIFQAAAKDANLTMLAKYNALNRTAFQSLKGDGTKFVQYSQDIMQAAQEAALELYADNSGKNPAFKEVYEQWKSFREEAILWNEINELSFTNFVSQALTKSE from the coding sequence ATGAAACGCAGACAATTTCTCTCCCATACCGCCGTTGGCGCTGCCAGTGCTGCCACCTTAGTTGCCTGTAACTCCACCACATCCTCCTCTGATTCGGGGGCTTCTGGGGGCAAGCTACCGCGCATTGACTGGCGCATGGCAACCAGTTGGCCCAATTCCCTCGATACGATCTTTGGCGGTGCGGAAACAGTTTGTCAGCGCGTGAGTGAAATGACCGACGGGCGCTTTACCATTACGCCTTTTGCGGCGGGAGAGATTGTCGGTGGCTTAGAAGTCCTAGATGCAGTACAAGGTGGCTCCGTTGAGTGCGGTCACACCGCAAGCTACTACTATGTGGGCAAAAATTCTGCGTTGGGGTTCGCCACCTCGGTTCCGTTTGGATTGACCGCACAGCAACAAAATGCTTGGCTGTACGAGGCTGGGGGATTAGAGGCAATACAAAAGGTTTACGCCGACTTCAACATCATTAACTTTCCGGCGGGAAATACCGGCGCGCAAATGGGGGGTTGGTTTAAGCGAGAGGTGAAGAGTCTCAATGAGCTTCAAGGCTTAACGATGCGGCTTCCCGGTTTGGGGGGAGAGGTGATGTCTAGGTTGGGTGTAACGGTACAAAATCTTCCGGGAGGGGAAATTTATGTTGCCCTAGAACGGGGTGCGATTGATGCGGCGGAGTGGGTAGGTCCCTACGATGATGAAAAGCTGGGTTTAAATAAAGTTGCTCCATTTTATTACTATCCGGGATGGTGGGAACCAGGTCCGACATTGGATGTTTTGGTGAATAGAAATCAATGGGACAGTTTGCCCAGAGAATATCAAGCCATTTTTCAGGCGGCGGCGAAAGATGCCAATCTCACGATGTTGGCGAAATATAATGCGCTTAATCGCACGGCATTCCAAAGTTTGAAGGGGGACGGAACGAAGTTTGTGCAGTATTCCCAGGATATTATGCAGGCTGCCCAGGAAGCGGCGTTGGAACTGTATGCAGACAATTCAGGGAAGAATCCAGCGTTTAAAGAAGTTTACGAGCAATGGAAATCTTTTCGAGAAGAAGCGATTTTGTGGAATGAAATTAATGAGTTAAGCTTTACAAATTTTGTTTCTCAAGCTCTAACGAAATCGGAGTAA
- the rplS gene encoding 50S ribosomal protein L19, producing MSAETIIRSIEAEYLKDDLPTIHVGDTIRVGIRIREGGKERVQPYEGTVIAMRNGGINETITVRRIFQGVGVERVFLLHSPRVASIKIVRRGKVRRAKLYYLRDRVGKATRIKQRFDRSL from the coding sequence ATGAGTGCGGAAACAATCATCCGTTCGATAGAAGCGGAATATTTGAAGGACGACTTGCCGACAATTCATGTTGGCGACACCATTCGGGTGGGCATACGGATTCGCGAAGGGGGTAAGGAACGGGTACAACCCTACGAAGGGACGGTTATTGCCATGAGAAATGGCGGGATTAATGAAACCATCACCGTGCGTCGAATTTTCCAAGGCGTGGGAGTAGAACGGGTATTTCTCCTCCACTCTCCTAGGGTTGCGAGTATCAAGATCGTGCGTCGCGGTAAGGTGCGTCGAGCTAAACTGTATTATCTGCGCGATCGCGTGGGTAAAGCAACTCGCATTAAACAGCGCTTTGACCGTTCGTTGTAA
- the secE gene encoding preprotein translocase subunit SecE encodes MQAPQEGFNLVKFFTETKEELAKVVWPSRQQLISESIAVMSMVTLVATTIYFVDNLFSWLAGKVFG; translated from the coding sequence GTGCAAGCCCCCCAAGAAGGCTTTAATCTCGTTAAGTTTTTCACGGAAACGAAAGAAGAACTCGCAAAGGTGGTCTGGCCTTCCAGACAACAATTGATTAGCGAATCTATCGCCGTGATGTCGATGGTGACGTTGGTTGCAACGACAATTTATTTTGTAGATAACTTGTTTAGTTGGTTAGCAGGTAAGGTATTTGGATGA
- the nusG gene encoding transcription termination/antitermination protein NusG yields MSFTADGSEEYSARESEKRETTKRPRWYAVQVASGCEKRVKANLEQRIHTLNVADRILQVQIPQTPTVKIRKDGSRSHSEEKVFPGYVLVQMLMDDDSWQAVKNTPNVINFVGAEQKRRYGRGRGHVKPMPLSPTEVERIFKHAQGQEPVVKIDMAVGDKIMVLSGPFKDFEGEVIEVSPERSKLKALLSIFGRDTPVELEFNQVEKQS; encoded by the coding sequence ATGAGTTTTACCGCAGACGGATCGGAGGAATATTCAGCACGAGAAAGCGAAAAACGGGAAACGACCAAGCGCCCTCGCTGGTATGCCGTTCAAGTTGCCTCTGGCTGTGAAAAACGAGTCAAAGCTAATTTAGAACAGCGCATTCACACCCTGAATGTTGCCGACCGCATTTTGCAAGTGCAAATTCCTCAAACCCCAACGGTAAAAATTCGTAAGGATGGCTCGCGCAGTCATAGCGAGGAAAAGGTTTTTCCCGGTTACGTCCTCGTCCAAATGTTGATGGATGACGACTCTTGGCAAGCGGTCAAGAATACGCCTAACGTGATTAATTTCGTGGGTGCCGAGCAAAAACGTCGCTACGGACGCGGGCGCGGTCATGTTAAACCCATGCCTTTAAGTCCCACAGAGGTCGAGCGAATCTTTAAGCACGCTCAAGGGCAAGAACCTGTTGTCAAGATTGATATGGCAGTCGGCGACAAAATTATGGTCTTGTCGGGTCCTTTTAAAGACTTCGAGGGCGAAGTGATTGAAGTGAGTCCGGAGCGGAGTAAACTCAAAGCACTTCTCTCGATTTTTGGACGAGATACGCCAGTGGAATTGGAATTTAATCAGGTTGAGAAACAAAGCTAA
- the rplK gene encoding 50S ribosomal protein L11 yields MAKKVVALIKLALPAGKANPAPPVGPALGQHGVNIMAFCKEYNAKTADKAGTIIPVEISVYEDRSFTFILKTPPASVLIRKAAGIEKGSSTPNKQKVGSISRAQLEEIAQTKMPDLNANDIEAAMRIVGGTARNMGVEVTD; encoded by the coding sequence ATGGCAAAGAAAGTTGTTGCGCTAATTAAGTTAGCCTTACCTGCGGGGAAAGCCAACCCCGCACCTCCAGTGGGACCGGCACTCGGTCAGCACGGGGTTAATATCATGGCGTTCTGCAAAGAGTACAACGCGAAAACGGCGGATAAGGCAGGGACTATTATTCCGGTGGAAATTTCGGTCTATGAAGATCGCAGTTTCACCTTTATCCTGAAAACCCCTCCGGCATCAGTACTGATTCGCAAAGCAGCAGGCATCGAAAAGGGATCGAGTACGCCCAACAAACAAAAGGTGGGTTCGATTTCCCGCGCTCAATTGGAAGAAATTGCCCAAACCAAAATGCCCGATCTCAATGCGAACGATATTGAGGCGGCGATGCGGATTGTGGGCGGAACGGCTCGCAATATGGGCGTAGAAGTGACTGATTGA
- the rplA gene encoding 50S ribosomal protein L1 encodes MTKKLSRRLREAVEKVEERAYEPTEALQLLKETATAKFDETAEAHIRLGIDPKYTDQQLRTTVTFPKGTGQKVRVAVIARGEKVTEASNAGADIAGSEELIGEIQKGMMDFDKLIATPDMMPQVAKLGRMLGPRGLMPSPKAGTVTTDLAGAIAEFKAGKIEFRADRTGIVHVMFGKASFSPEDLLANLKALQETIDRNRPSGAKGRYWRSIYVSASMGPSIEVDISDLRDLTMGEAA; translated from the coding sequence ATGACCAAGAAATTGTCGCGCCGCTTGAGAGAGGCGGTCGAAAAAGTAGAAGAGCGGGCTTACGAACCAACTGAAGCCTTGCAACTATTGAAAGAGACGGCAACAGCGAAGTTTGACGAAACCGCAGAGGCTCACATTCGTTTGGGGATCGATCCCAAGTACACGGATCAGCAGTTGCGCACGACGGTGACCTTTCCCAAGGGAACGGGACAAAAGGTTCGCGTGGCGGTAATTGCTAGAGGCGAGAAGGTTACCGAAGCGAGTAATGCTGGTGCCGATATTGCCGGGTCGGAAGAGCTGATCGGCGAAATCCAAAAGGGAATGATGGATTTTGATAAGTTGATTGCTACGCCGGATATGATGCCCCAGGTGGCAAAATTGGGGCGAATGTTGGGTCCTCGCGGTTTGATGCCCTCTCCGAAGGCGGGAACGGTGACAACGGATTTGGCGGGCGCGATCGCGGAATTTAAAGCAGGGAAAATTGAATTTCGCGCCGATCGAACGGGTATCGTTCATGTTATGTTTGGTAAAGCGTCTTTTTCTCCAGAAGACTTGTTGGCGAATCTCAAAGCGCTACAAGAAACAATCGATCGCAATCGCCCTTCTGGTGCGAAAGGTCGTTACTGGCGTAGTATCTATGTTTCCGCTTCAATGGGACCCTCCATCGAAGTCGATATTAGCGATTTACGCGACTTAACAATGGGTGAAGCAGCATAA
- the rplJ gene encoding 50S ribosomal protein L10 produces the protein MGRTREDKAAVVDNLKQLLSEAQLAAVIDYRGLSVAEITNLRDRLRPLGATCKITKNTLMNRAVSDNEDWQPMQEFLKESSAFLLVQEDISGAIKAYKAFQKETKKTALRGGVMEGQALSKADVEALGDLPSKEQLIAQIAGGINGLATKLATAVNEVPSSLARALQAVSEKEDGDAAA, from the coding sequence ATGGGGAGAACGCGAGAAGATAAAGCAGCAGTAGTTGACAACCTCAAGCAGTTGTTGAGCGAGGCTCAATTGGCTGCGGTCATTGACTATAGAGGTTTATCTGTTGCTGAGATTACGAATTTGCGCGATCGCCTGCGTCCCTTGGGCGCAACGTGCAAAATAACGAAAAATACGCTGATGAATCGCGCAGTTAGCGATAACGAGGACTGGCAGCCGATGCAGGAATTCCTCAAGGAATCTTCTGCTTTCTTGCTGGTTCAGGAAGACATCAGCGGCGCGATCAAAGCCTACAAAGCGTTTCAAAAGGAAACCAAAAAGACCGCGCTGCGGGGCGGCGTGATGGAAGGGCAAGCGCTTAGTAAAGCTGATGTTGAAGCGTTAGGCGATCTGCCGTCCAAGGAACAACTGATCGCGCAAATTGCAGGCGGTATCAACGGACTGGCAACCAAGCTAGCGACTGCGGTGAACGAAGTGCCGTCCTCTTTGGCACGCGCCCTGCAAGCAGTTTCCGAAAAGGAAGATGGCGATGCAGCAGCTTAG
- the rplL gene encoding 50S ribosomal protein L7/L12 translates to MSATTDEILEKLKSLTLLEAADLVKQIEDTFGVSAAATGGMIAMPQNVAAAEEVEEKTEFDVVLEEFPSDKKIAVLKVVRAITGLGLKEAKEMVESAPKAIKEATSKDDAEAVKKQLEEAGAKVTVK, encoded by the coding sequence ATGTCTGCAACAACCGATGAAATTCTTGAAAAGTTGAAGTCTTTGACCTTATTGGAAGCTGCCGATTTGGTCAAGCAAATTGAAGACACCTTTGGCGTGAGCGCGGCTGCGACCGGAGGCATGATAGCGATGCCCCAAAACGTTGCAGCAGCAGAAGAGGTTGAAGAAAAAACCGAATTCGACGTGGTTCTAGAAGAGTTCCCATCCGATAAGAAGATTGCCGTTCTCAAGGTGGTACGGGCGATTACGGGCTTGGGTCTGAAAGAAGCTAAGGAGATGGTCGAGTCTGCGCCTAAAGCGATTAAGGAAGCGACTAGCAAGGACGACGCTGAGGCTGTCAAGAAGCAGTTGGAAGAAGCTGGCGCGAAAGTGACGGTGAAGTAA
- the crcB gene encoding fluoride efflux transporter CrcB, whose protein sequence is MLKPFVRFLVATPPFIAQVAQQPSVRVPLAIGLGAIAGALSRFYLNLWIGRVLGITFPYGTFLINLSGCLAMGFFFTTVTERIFPISPDVQLLVAVGFLGSYTTFSTYSLDTVNLARGEQFFKAALYWIASSLGGLLCLYLGIWLAQFGRFHK, encoded by the coding sequence ATGCTCAAACCGTTTGTACGCTTCTTGGTTGCGACACCCCCTTTCATTGCACAGGTGGCTCAACAGCCATCGGTTCGCGTTCCCCTCGCAATTGGTTTGGGCGCGATCGCGGGCGCTTTGAGTCGTTTCTACCTAAACCTTTGGATTGGGAGGGTTTTGGGCATTACTTTTCCCTACGGAACGTTCCTAATTAATCTCAGTGGTTGTCTGGCGATGGGGTTCTTTTTTACAACAGTGACAGAACGTATTTTCCCCATTTCCCCAGACGTTCAACTCTTGGTCGCTGTGGGGTTTTTGGGATCCTACACCACTTTTTCCACCTACAGCTTAGATACCGTCAACCTCGCGCGGGGCGAGCAATTCTTCAAGGCTGCTTTGTATTGGATAGCGAGCAGTTTGGGCGGGCTGCTTTGCCTCTATTTAGGGATTTGGCTAGCTCAATTTGGGCGATTCCA